Proteins encoded within one genomic window of Streptomyces sp. NBC_01314:
- a CDS encoding MFS transporter → MSFHAPPRARAMHPVSKTGARRGATLAFAVQGVSVAAVYTTIPAVTEHLKLAPLLTTSLMVAVALMAGGGSFLGLAAIRRAGPVATMRGAMLTTAATLVLIGWAPDEATVICAYILFGLAVGALDVGANTRAAAIERAYGRSIFGSLYTAWSVGGVVAALLTAGAARLEWPIAAGLSVQAGIVLLLALCMRTHALPSSSAEPSDTTAQPPLGRRLWIRLIPFGLVLLVVSVVDSTVSAWSAVYLRQTLAASLTVAPLAYAAYQAGTVAGRAATDRLVQRFGTVAVVRTAALLVAAALAGMAAAPSWPFAVLAAGAVGLGASVLAPLCLASAARLRPAASEAVLARLNLFNYVGVIVGGAVSGLLGSTGQFRLAYAAPAALAVLLLAAARHFTQQLPVSAGAARVPPLDRADPQPLG, encoded by the coding sequence ATGTCCTTTCATGCTCCACCCCGGGCGAGGGCCATGCACCCGGTCTCCAAGACTGGCGCCCGAAGGGGCGCGACCCTCGCGTTCGCCGTACAAGGGGTGTCCGTCGCCGCCGTGTACACGACCATCCCCGCTGTCACGGAACACCTGAAACTGGCTCCGCTCCTGACAACCAGCCTGATGGTCGCGGTGGCGCTGATGGCAGGGGGTGGCAGCTTCCTGGGTCTGGCCGCGATCCGCCGCGCCGGTCCCGTCGCCACGATGCGCGGGGCCATGCTGACGACCGCCGCCACGCTGGTGCTGATCGGGTGGGCCCCCGACGAGGCGACCGTCATCTGCGCGTACATCCTCTTCGGGCTCGCCGTCGGTGCCCTCGATGTCGGGGCCAACACCCGGGCAGCGGCGATCGAACGCGCCTACGGCCGCAGCATCTTCGGCTCCCTCTACACGGCATGGAGCGTGGGCGGCGTGGTCGCGGCCCTGCTCACCGCCGGGGCCGCCCGGCTGGAGTGGCCCATAGCCGCCGGCCTGAGCGTTCAGGCAGGCATCGTGCTGCTCCTCGCCCTCTGTATGCGCACGCATGCCCTCCCCTCCTCCTCCGCAGAGCCGTCGGACACCACCGCACAGCCGCCGCTCGGGCGCCGCCTGTGGATCCGGCTCATCCCCTTTGGCCTGGTCCTCCTCGTCGTCTCCGTCGTCGACTCCACCGTCTCGGCCTGGTCGGCGGTGTACCTCCGCCAAACCCTCGCCGCGTCTCTCACGGTCGCGCCACTGGCGTACGCGGCCTACCAGGCCGGCACAGTCGCCGGCCGCGCCGCCACCGACCGACTCGTGCAACGGTTCGGAACGGTCGCCGTCGTCCGCACCGCGGCCCTGCTGGTCGCGGCGGCCCTGGCAGGCATGGCCGCCGCGCCGAGCTGGCCGTTCGCCGTTCTCGCGGCCGGGGCTGTGGGCCTGGGGGCGTCCGTCCTGGCTCCGCTGTGTCTGGCCTCCGCCGCGCGGCTGCGTCCCGCTGCCTCGGAGGCGGTCCTGGCGCGCCTGAACCTCTTCAACTACGTCGGTGTCATCGTCGGTGGTGCCGTGAGCGGGCTCCTCGGCTCCACCGGCCAGTTCCGTCTCGCCTACGCGGCACCGGCCGCTCTGGCGGTTCTTCTCCTGGCCGCCGCCCGCCATTTCACCCAGCAGCTTCCGGTCTCGGCCGGTGCGGCGAGAGTCCCTCCCCTCGACCGGGCAGATCCTCAGCCACTCGGCTGA